Proteins co-encoded in one Halorussus vallis genomic window:
- the dph2 gene encoding diphthamide biosynthesis enzyme Dph2, whose protein sequence is MSQEQDYSEGDLRNTGMSLKHDREWDYELDRIVEAVEERDATKVGLQFPEGLKRRGPKVADDIRELVPDDVTVMLSGQPCYGACDLDTFLMKRTDVFVHFGHSPMKNTDKVIYVPLFSNVDVFPIIEESLEELADPAENPDVGLVTTAQHMNRFEEMKSWLDERGYEVHTRKGDDRLTHEGQVLGCNYASADIDADQVLYVGGGKFHPLGLAMEHPDKNVVIADPVNNVVTVADTEKFLKQRYASVHKAMDAQKWGVIFCTKIGQGRWEQAQEILDDNDDAYLITMDEVTPDRLRNFDMDAFVNTGCPRITTDDGPQFHKPMLTPGEYEIAVGNKPLDELSFDTFHGTW, encoded by the coding sequence ATGAGCCAGGAACAGGACTACTCGGAGGGAGACCTCCGGAACACCGGCATGTCCCTCAAGCACGACCGCGAGTGGGACTACGAACTCGACCGCATCGTCGAGGCGGTCGAGGAGCGCGACGCCACCAAGGTCGGGCTACAGTTCCCCGAGGGACTCAAGCGGCGCGGCCCGAAGGTCGCCGACGACATCCGCGAACTCGTCCCCGACGACGTGACCGTGATGCTGTCGGGCCAGCCCTGCTACGGCGCCTGCGACCTCGACACCTTCCTGATGAAGCGGACCGACGTGTTCGTCCACTTCGGCCACTCGCCGATGAAGAATACGGACAAGGTCATCTACGTCCCGCTGTTCTCGAACGTCGACGTCTTCCCCATCATAGAGGAGTCCCTGGAGGAACTCGCCGACCCCGCAGAGAACCCCGACGTCGGCCTGGTCACGACCGCCCAGCACATGAACCGCTTCGAGGAGATGAAGTCGTGGCTCGACGAGCGCGGCTACGAGGTCCACACCCGTAAGGGCGACGACCGACTCACTCACGAGGGCCAGGTGCTCGGGTGCAACTACGCCAGCGCCGACATCGACGCAGACCAGGTGCTCTACGTCGGTGGCGGCAAGTTCCATCCGCTCGGCCTCGCGATGGAGCACCCCGACAAGAACGTGGTCATCGCCGACCCCGTCAACAACGTCGTCACCGTCGCCGACACCGAGAAGTTCCTGAAACAGCGCTACGCCTCGGTCCACAAGGCAATGGACGCCCAGAAGTGGGGCGTCATCTTCTGCACGAAGATCGGTCAGGGCCGCTGGGAGCAGGCCCAGGAGATACTGGACGACAACGACGACGCCTACCTCATCACGATGGACGAGGTGACCCCCGACCGCCTGCGGAACTTCGACATGGACGCGTTCGTCAACACGGGCTGTCCCCGCATCACGACCGACGACGGCCCGCAGTTCCACAAGCCGATGCTCACGCCCGGCGAGTACGAAATCGCGGTGGGGAACAAGCCGCTGGACGAACTCTCGTTCGACACGTTCCACGGCACGTGGTGA
- a CDS encoding PQQ-binding-like beta-propeller repeat protein: protein MPSRRQFVASVGAAGLAATVGCLGSSDPNYAGDGESNTKWWPQPRFDDLGSCYNPKPVGPSESVQERWSLDISAPSACAPVVADGLAFLPTASAVRAVDANTGEERWRENGGDPPMWPRSVVHHDGTLFVAWMGAPGLLALDAKTGERRWTLSPKGFGAQALLVDPRRPALFAGDDEGYVYGLDPTTGETRWRRRVFGGVTAFARSIPELLVATEAGEVFGLDSTDGRAYWRRRLHGQIQALATGDSHGAFVSVFGGPTVELSGERNGATAWRADVWTTDSFAVTAGTLFAVGDRLVSLNTNSGERRWTGGETTQCGPAAAGETVYAASDDRVIAYEFGGGLGVGRFRAGAKRWSHPVEGRPEQGLAVADGAVFVLTEGGGDESSKAYALEEA, encoded by the coding sequence ATGCCCTCCAGACGTCAGTTCGTCGCGAGCGTCGGGGCCGCCGGACTCGCAGCCACCGTCGGCTGTCTCGGCTCGTCCGACCCCAACTACGCCGGCGACGGCGAATCGAACACGAAGTGGTGGCCCCAACCGCGGTTCGACGACCTCGGCTCCTGTTACAACCCGAAGCCCGTCGGTCCCAGCGAATCCGTTCAGGAGCGCTGGAGCCTCGACATCTCCGCGCCTTCCGCGTGCGCACCCGTGGTCGCCGACGGACTCGCCTTCCTGCCGACCGCGAGCGCGGTCCGGGCGGTGGACGCGAACACCGGCGAGGAGCGGTGGCGCGAGAACGGCGGCGACCCGCCGATGTGGCCGCGGTCGGTGGTCCACCACGACGGCACCCTCTTCGTCGCCTGGATGGGCGCTCCGGGACTTCTCGCGCTCGACGCGAAGACCGGCGAGCGTCGGTGGACCCTCTCGCCGAAGGGATTTGGTGCACAAGCACTCCTGGTCGACCCTCGGCGGCCCGCCCTCTTCGCGGGTGACGACGAGGGGTACGTCTACGGACTCGACCCGACGACGGGCGAAACCCGGTGGCGGCGTCGGGTGTTCGGCGGCGTGACCGCGTTCGCCCGGAGCATCCCCGAACTCCTCGTGGCGACCGAGGCGGGCGAGGTGTTCGGCCTCGATTCGACCGACGGCAGGGCGTACTGGCGGCGCAGACTACACGGCCAGATCCAGGCGCTCGCCACCGGGGACAGCCACGGCGCGTTCGTCTCGGTCTTCGGCGGACCGACGGTCGAACTCTCCGGCGAGCGCAACGGCGCGACGGCCTGGAGGGCCGACGTCTGGACGACCGACTCGTTCGCGGTCACCGCCGGGACGCTGTTCGCGGTGGGCGACCGCCTCGTCTCGCTGAATACGAACTCGGGCGAGCGCCGGTGGACCGGCGGCGAGACGACCCAGTGCGGTCCGGCCGCCGCGGGCGAGACGGTCTACGCCGCGAGCGACGACCGGGTCATCGCCTACGAGTTCGGCGGCGGCCTCGGCGTCGGCCGGTTCCGGGCCGGTGCCAAGCGCTGGTCGCACCCCGTCGAGGGACGCCCCGAGCAGGGCCTCGCGGTAGCCGACGGCGCGGTGTTCGTGCTAACCGAGGGCGGCGGCGACGAGTCGTCGAAGGCCTACGCGCTCGAAGAAGCCTGA
- a CDS encoding METTL5 family protein has protein sequence MSKAALERRLSAVEGFADPKLELEQYPTPADLAAHLVHLADVQGDLGGRTVFDLGTGTGMLALGAATRGPERVFGLDRDPAALAQARENHGRVGPAVGVEWLLADATRHPLCLGRARADADAAASASARADRDSAVTVLMNPPFGAQRDNVHADRAFLETAAAVAGVSYSVHNAGSREFVEAFAADEGGEVTHAFRAELVLPRQYDHQTSEREVLDAEVFRIRWR, from the coding sequence ATGAGCAAGGCCGCGCTGGAGCGCCGCCTGTCGGCCGTCGAAGGGTTCGCCGACCCGAAACTGGAACTCGAACAGTACCCGACCCCCGCCGACCTCGCGGCCCACCTCGTCCACCTCGCCGACGTGCAGGGCGACCTCGGCGGCCGGACGGTCTTCGATCTCGGAACCGGCACCGGGATGCTCGCGCTCGGGGCCGCGACGCGCGGCCCCGAGCGCGTATTCGGACTCGACCGCGACCCCGCGGCGCTCGCGCAGGCCCGCGAGAACCACGGTCGCGTCGGCCCCGCGGTCGGGGTCGAGTGGCTCCTCGCCGACGCGACCCGCCACCCGCTCTGCCTGGGTCGAGCGCGGGCCGACGCCGACGCGGCCGCGTCGGCGTCGGCCCGCGCTGACCGGGACTCGGCCGTCACGGTCCTGATGAACCCGCCCTTCGGCGCACAGCGAGACAACGTCCACGCCGACCGCGCGTTCCTGGAGACGGCCGCCGCGGTGGCGGGCGTCTCCTACTCGGTCCACAACGCGGGCAGTCGGGAGTTCGTCGAGGCGTTCGCCGCGGACGAGGGCGGCGAGGTCACCCACGCCTTCCGCGCGGAACTGGTCCTCCCCAGACAGTACGACCACCAGACCAGCGAGCGCGAGGTGCTCGACGCCGAGGTGTTCCGGATTCGGTGGCGGTGA